The following proteins come from a genomic window of Polaribacter dokdonensis:
- the ccoS gene encoding cbb3-type cytochrome oxidase assembly protein CcoS encodes MSVIYLLLTLSILVAIVFFIAFIYSVKKGQYDDSYTPSVRILFDDELVKETKKIN; translated from the coding sequence ATGAGCGTAATATATTTACTACTTACTCTAAGTATTTTAGTGGCAATTGTATTCTTTATTGCATTTATTTATTCAGTTAAGAAAGGTCAGTATGATGATTCGTACACACCTTCTGTTCGAATTTTGTTTGATGATGAATTGGTAAAAGAAACTAAAAAAATCAACTAA